In Actinoplanes octamycinicus, the genomic window GATCCGGGCGCCGCGCTGCCGGTGCCGTCACGGTTCGCGGGCCAGATCGCTGAGCGGTCACGGCCGCCTCCTTCGCTCGAGGTCCGTATCGAACGGACCGGACACCTTCACCCTGATCCACGGATCACCCGGGACATAGGGCCACTGGTCCCGGACAGGCCGCATCGAACGGCCCGATCAAGGCGGACCGTGGTCGATGTCCGGGTCGGTGGCGAGCCCGGTGACCAGCGGCTGCCGACCGCCGGTAGAGCGGGACTCCCGGCCCTGGCCGATGACCCGGCGGCGGCCGACACTGGCGGCAGAGGCAACCACATCGAGGTGATCACCATGACCAACGCGGTCGTGCACTGGGAGATCGGCGGCCCGAACCTGTCCGAGCTGCGCGACTTCTACGCCAAGTCCTTCGGCTGGACGATCGACGACGCCGGTGACGGCTACCGGAATGCGGGCCAGTGCTCCGGGTTTCAGCCCGGGGGTGAAGGCCCGCGCGGGGAGGGTCGCTAGGTCCGAGCAGTGCCTTAACCGGGGCGGTTCTGCTGCTCGATGTACTGCTTGACGAGGTTCAGCGGTGCGCCGCCGGCGGAGCCTGCGAAGTATGAGCCGGAGCAGAGTTTGTTGGCCTGGTAGTAGTGGTGTACCAGGTCGGGGAACTCTTGGCGCAGGCGGCGGGAGGAGACGCCCTTGAGTGAGTTGACCAGCCGAGCGACAGCCACCTTGGGTGGGAAGTTGACCAGCAGGTGCACGTGATTGTCCTCGCCGTTGAACTCGACCAGCTCTGCCTCGAAGTCGGCGCAGATGTCGCGCATGATCGCCTCCATCCGAACCAGGTGCTGGCCGGTGAACACCTTATGCCGGAACTTCGTCACGAAAAACCAAGTGAACGTGCAACATGGGACAGTGATGGTCATGCAGCTCCGTTACAACTTCCGGGTCACCCCGGACGCCGCCCAGCGCACCGCGCTGGCGCAGGCGTTCGGGTGTGCCCGCGTGGTTTTCGACGACGGACTCAGGCTGCGTCAACAGGCCCGCGAGGCAGGCGAGAAGTACATCTCCGATGGAGACCTGTCGAAGCTGGTCATCACCCAGGCCAAGGCCACCGAGGACCGGGCGTGGCTGGGCGAGGTGTCGGCGGTGGTGTTGCAGCAGGCCCTCGCCGATCTGAACATCGCGTACCGCAACTTCTTCGCCTCGGTCACCGGAAAGCGCCAGGGCCGTAAGGTCGCCCCGCCCCGGTTCCGGTCGCGCAAGGACAGCCGGCAGGCGATCCGGTTCACGAAGAACTCACGGTTCAAGATCCTCGACAACGATCGTCTGCGGCTGCCGAAGATCGGCGACCTTGCGGTGCGCTGGTCCCGGACGCTGCCCTCGGAGCCGTCCAGCGTGACCATCGTCAAGGACGCGGCCGGACGGTACTTCGCCTCGTTCGTCGTACAGACCGGCGAGGATGAGGCGTTGCCGCCGGTCGACACCGAGATCGGTATCGACCTGGGCTTGACCCACTTCGCGGTCATGTCCGACGGCACGAAGGTGACCGCGCCGAAGTTCCTGCGGCGGGCGGCCCGCAAGCTCAAGCGGTTGCAGCAAGCTCTGTCCCGCAAGACCAAGGGCAGCAACCGCCGCAAGAAGGCTGTCATCAAGGTCGCCAGGGCGCACGCCCGGGTGGCTGACACCCGGCGCGACTGGCAGCACAAACTGTCCACGGCGATCATCCGCGACAACCAAGCGGTGTACGTTGAGGACCTGTGCGTGGCCGGTCTCGGCCGGACCCGGCTCGCCACGTCCGTGCACGACGCGGGCTGGGCCAGCTTCACCACCATGCTGGAGTACAAGGCGGCCCGGTACGGGCGCACGTTCGCCCGGGTGGACCGGTTCTTCCCGTCCACCCGGATGTGCTGCGACTGTGGCCGGATCACCGAGAAGTTGGCGCTGAACGTTCGGGCGTGGGACTGCCCGTGCGGCAGTCACCATAACCGCGACGTCAACGCCGCCATCAACATCAAGGCCGCCGGGCAGGCGGACTTCAACGACCGTCGAGCGCAGGTAAGACCGGGACTTGTCCCGGCACCGCGCAGTGAAGCGGTAACCCGCCAGAACGCCGCGCGTGCCACGCGCAGCGTGGCTGGAATCGCCGTCCTTTAGGACGGCGAGGATGTCAATGTCTGGTCCGGCCGCGAGGCAGCGGCATCGGCGGCGGCCTGATGCAGACCCGGGAGCGGATGTTGCCGTACGTGACGGTCTACATCGACGTCCTGGACATGGACGCCGCACTGGAAACGATCAGCGGACTCGGCGGGTCCGTGATGGTCCCGCCCACCAGGATCAACGACTCGCTGTCGTTCGCGCTGTTCCGGGACCCGGCCGGCAACGCCGTCGGTCTCCTGCAGGGCGAGGCTCTGACCGCCGCCTGACGCTTCGGGTACGGCCGGACGCACGGCCACCGGCCGTGCGTCCGGTCACGGTCACCTGGTGATTCACGCGCCCGCGCTGGAGTCACCCTTCTCCGGCACCGACAGCGGATGCTCCGCCTCGTCCCGGGCGGCCAGCCGTTCCAGCGCACGCTGGTACTGCTCGCGGTTGATCTCACCGCGGACGAGCTGTGCGGTGAGCGCGCCTTCCAGCGTGGTGGCCCGCGCCGGCGACCTGTCGCCGTCGACGGATGTGGTGGCGCCACCCGGCGTCGCCGCGTGGA contains:
- a CDS encoding RNA-guided endonuclease InsQ/TnpB family protein, with translation MQLRYNFRVTPDAAQRTALAQAFGCARVVFDDGLRLRQQAREAGEKYISDGDLSKLVITQAKATEDRAWLGEVSAVVLQQALADLNIAYRNFFASVTGKRQGRKVAPPRFRSRKDSRQAIRFTKNSRFKILDNDRLRLPKIGDLAVRWSRTLPSEPSSVTIVKDAAGRYFASFVVQTGEDEALPPVDTEIGIDLGLTHFAVMSDGTKVTAPKFLRRAARKLKRLQQALSRKTKGSNRRKKAVIKVARAHARVADTRRDWQHKLSTAIIRDNQAVYVEDLCVAGLGRTRLATSVHDAGWASFTTMLEYKAARYGRTFARVDRFFPSTRMCCDCGRITEKLALNVRAWDCPCGSHHNRDVNAAINIKAAGQADFNDRRAQVRPGLVPAPRSEAVTRQNAARATRSVAGIAVL
- a CDS encoding VOC family protein, which gives rise to MQTRERMLPYVTVYIDVLDMDAALETISGLGGSVMVPPTRINDSLSFALFRDPAGNAVGLLQGEALTAA
- a CDS encoding VOC family protein; translation: MTNAVVHWEIGGPNLSELRDFYAKSFGWTIDDAGDGYRNAGQCSGFQPGGEGPRGEGR